Sequence from the Denticeps clupeoides chromosome 20, fDenClu1.1, whole genome shotgun sequence genome:
TATCAGTCAACTGCAGAACCCCGTGCACCCCTCCAAGCCACGCCCCCCCTGTCATTCTCACCTGTCTTTAAAACTTGAGAGGCCTTCAACAAGCTCAAGTTCATATTTtcttgtttatatatatatatatgtgtgtgtgtgtgtgtgtgtgtgtgtgtatctatatatatatatatatatatatatatatatatatatatatatatatatatatatatatatgtgtgtgtgtgtatatatatatatatatatatatatatatatgtgtgtgtgtgtgtgtgtgtgtgtgtgtgtgtgtgtatatttatatttatatatacacacacacgcagaggtcagaggttaataaatgaaaattgaaATGGACAGTTTCTGCATTCATTAAATGAGCTCATCTTCTGTAAGTAATGGCTTAAGTTGTAAAAGTAAATGGGAGGACTGGGTGTGGCCAAATTTGCTCCAGACATGTTGAAACTTGAGAGGCCATTAGTGGGGGACCCAGCACATCTGggtcccgccccgcccctcccggCGTTGGTGAGAGGCCGCAGCGGAAATCTCGAGCACCCGGGCCCTCGGAGCCGCTCCAGTGAGGATGGAGTCTGCGCGCGGCCgcatgctgctgttgctgttgctgctgcatgcaagcACCGCGCAGAAGGACAAGCGGCAAAGGGACGCGGAGGCTGTGGACAGGGTGagggtttattttttacatttttaaactatTATGATAAAAGTAAGGAATCCAAATATCCCAAGCTTGTCCgttattatataatattcagTAAAGTTTCCTCTGCCAGGggatatggatatttaaagaGATACTGTTGCCTAGCAACCCTCGTACtcagcctgttttttttaaaatagtttaaaagTAGAGTATTAAGCAGAGGAAATAATTCTGTTCAAATTCTGCCCAGTAACCTTTGTGTCGGAATCAAGTAGTTTCAAGTTGTGAATGGAGTGCCGATAAAGTTCTGGACTGGTGGTCACAGCCGAAGACTATGAAGGAAATCCTGTTCcagatcctgtgtgtgtgtgtgtgtgtgtgtgtgtgaatgaatgaaatacagCTTTGTACAGTGTCTCCTGTAAACAGAAGCCTCTTTCATGGCTCCAcaggatgaaaaaaataaagaaaccagtTTCCTGTCTGCAGTGTGCCGCTCTAAACGCGCTCTGTTGCCTGCTCGGCTGGCTGGCCTTTGACCCCCAGCCCTGTGTGAAGCCTCGGCGGACAGTGCGCTCAGTACGGCGGTGGTTTTGAAGCGCTGCCTGTGTCACATCGGGTGGAAAATATTGTTGTTGTGCTCGCTGCGATGCAGGGTGAATGATGTGTAAATGATGCTTTTCTTGGACCGCAGCCCCCGCCATGCCCTCACAATGAGATTGCGGAAATGCTTCAGAGGCACCGTTTCCATCTGAGATCCCCCGGCGGCTCACGCAAATGTGCCAAAATGGGAAAGCGCCACGCTGGGAAGATTTAGTGTCTGAAGAGACGTCTGGCAGGTGGCGCTCAGCAGATGAGTTCTGTGAAGTTCATAAAACCCAGAACCTGGCAGATGCTCAGATCTCCGCTGTTTCACTTGGACTCACTTCTGAAACGGGTAATGTGGGGTCGCCATTTCATGGCTGCTACactaaaaatgtatgcattttctAACCAATAACTATGCTAATTATCCAGTAAGTCGTAGGAGTGCTACAGCCAGTGGAAGATTCACTTGAATTGACgagtgaattaaaaaaaactcttgtgATGAGTGAGAATGTGGAATGCCTGCGGTTTTTCTGCTCCCTTTTGCATTCCCGACCTCGCTAGTGACTGACCTGACCAATACTGACCTCTGGAGAAAGACCACATCTCCCTTAGGATGCAGCAACTCGACAGACAAACAGTCTTGGTCCAGAGGGACTCAGGCCAGTCACCGTCCAGAACAAAGCAAAGCCCCTCAGAGCCCTTTACTAAAACCTGCAGGAATGTTTTCCATAAGCAGACATTGTGAAACCTAATGTGTGAGACATTCCAAAAACAactaacattaaaaaatatgaagaaattccattttttaaaaatgtttttgtttttttgctgaaatATTTGCTGAAGTTGTCCAGCCCTGTCCCATTTTGACACCGTCTACTTCAAGAGGTGTTAATGAGTTAATCCTTTCTTCTAATGTGCCAAAATGTCATGACGTATTTAGCAGCCAACACCAATCTGCTGAAATTAATTAGGTGTTAAATTAATGGCTTCTGGTTTGTGCACCGAGAAGGCTGCCAATCGATAACTTTTTTGGCACTAAttaatgcacattttgcaaagaaTTAAGAAGGATTATTTaattaagactaaagcttgttATAGTATCTAAAACTTTTAAAGTGTTGGAAAGAGAACTGTCTTGTTGGTCATTCACGTTACATTGCCTACGGCAgaacaaaaatctaaaaatcttTGAACACAttcaatatttaacattaatcatATCAATTAATATATTCATTCTGAAAGCCATTCTATATTTGTCATGCTACtggaaattgaaaaaaaatgcagaaaaacagcCTGTCATTACTTTTATAATTTTCACAAAACTAATTTTGTTGCCTCAGCAAATGCAATCAATgacatttctgcacatttgCTGTGGGATTGTCTGGTGAAATGCTGCCCCCTGTTTGTTACACGTTGCACCTTTAAGGTGGGAGAATGGCAACCTTTTAACGTTCCTTAGGCGCGCTGCCCATTCGTTCCATCCTTTTCCACTGTAAGGATGCTGCGAGCTGCTCCCATcagcacataaaaacacatgtaTCTGCTGCTGTTACTAAAATTGATGAGAATCATCTGATTACCCTGTAATGAGATGAATAGGAACCGTCTGTGGCTGCTGTTCTGAAGAGGGGGTTCGaacccagcgggtaaggaagcgcacCCGTAATaggaaggctgccggttcgaatccgagggtgccactgaggtgccactgagcaaagcaccatccctacacactgctccctggccacctgtcatggctgcccaatgctcaccaagggcaatggttaaaagcagaggacacatttcgttgtctgctgtgcttcactttcatttaatctCAGAGGACTTTTGGTTCCAGTGAAGCGACATGATCGCATAATGGTTTCCacgtctgtttttgtgtttagtgCAGTCACTGGGCCTGTTCTGGTCAGTTCTTGGTGATTCATTCTTCTATTGTTGACACATGAGCTGTAAAATCCGTGGTGGGGGATTTCTGCGGGGCGCCAGAGGTCGCGGTTTTACACACTGCGTAGTCACTGTGGTCTGCTGAGACACATCTGTTCCTGTTCTTCCCCAGTACAACAGCTGCCCACAGGGCCCCCCAGGTGTGCAGGGTCGCGATGGGAACCCGGGTGTGAATGGAATCCCTGGAACGCCAGGAATCCCCGGCCGTGACGGAGCCAAGGGGGAGAAGGGAGAGTGCGTTAGCGAGCGCTTTGAGGAGCCGTGGAAGCCCAACTTCAAACAGTGCGCCTGGAGCGCCCTGAACTACGGCATCGACCTGGGCAAGATCGCTGTGagtgtggccacgcccccttccaCCACCTTATTCACTTCTCCTGGCTCCTCTGtattgttatgtgtgtgtgtgtattgtttttatatgtAGGCTGATGTATTTCATATTTTGGTCACACAATAGCCTCTGAATATTTGGATCTTGTCATAGGATTCACTAATCACATGATTTATCggcttattttaataaacaacaGCGAgaagattttgttttttttcggaGTAATGCTGCTTTAATCcacttaattacatttgatcTATTTTACATGATGAAACAGTTAGCTGCTCCAGAGCAACTATTTAGTCATGGTCATGTGACACTGTGGTTGTCACAATGCTAGAATTTAGAACTCAATACTGACGCCCTGGAGAATGCTTGCCACTCGATACGTTGtattttcaatcatttttaacatttaaagaaattaacAATATCCAACAAGACAACACCGTTTTTTAAAGTAACATTGCTAAAGTATGGCAAACTTTTGATCATTCCTTTATGCAGTAGAAATATATGACCATGTGAGCCAGAGCTGAGGACATCTGGTTCCTAGGCAGGTGTGTCACCAATTAGGCCACTACAGCCACCTTGTTGTGAATGTTCTCAAGTCCTGCTGCTGGTGGGACACTGGTAATGTTGATGCTGTTGCAAATCAATATCATCACAAACTTTTAATATCACTTCTTACCTGGGTATAGATTTTCTGACAACCCTAGTGTACGCCATGTAATAATGTGTACTGCTTATTAAAGAGACGTGTAAAATGAATGGTATTGTAAGTCCTCTGAATCAGTAAATCTGTAGTACTGTTGTGCCACAAAGGGACAGAAGTGACGTTGTAGTCTCTCCTTGGCAGGACTGCACGTTCACCAAGCAGCGTCCAGACAGCGCCCTGCGTGTCCTTTTCAGCGGCTCGCTGCGGCTCAAGTGCAAGGCGGCCTGCTGCCAGCGCTGGTACTTCACCTTCAACGGCGCCGAGTGCAGCAGACCACTGCCCATCGAGTCCATCATCTACCTGGACCAGGGCAGCCCGGAGCTCAACTCTACTATCAACATACACAGGACGTCCTCAGGTACCCCCACACGGCCTGATAGTCCCACTGATTTATACGACATCCTTAAGATTTTAGACATAGGAGTCACTAGCTCTCCAGCCAGCCCGTATTGTTGGTGtgttgttttataaaaaaaaatggttgtttaaaatgggaggcgtcctacacagggcagtggtggcctagcaggtaaggagatggacacataatctgtaggttgcctgttcaaatcccgatctgcgtaggtgccactgaggtgccactgagcaaagcaccgtccccacacactggtccccgggcacctgtcatggctgcccactgctcaccaagggtgatttttaaaagcagaggacacattttgttgtgtccctgtgtgctgtgattcacaatgacaatttcactAATACCCCTAGTACACAGGGTGTGTCCAACTGCCAACACccacatgcagattatcagcgcTTTATTTCAAGCCTTCTGATGCTCTACGTCTCGTTTATCGGCAGAACAATATCcaccactctctctcacacacaggtCCTGCCAGTTTTAAATGATTCTGGGCCGGGGTGAGAGTGGGTGGTGTGGGTGTTTAATCTGAATGAGGCTCGTACGTCCAGCCTGTAATTACGGTGCAGGCTGGGTTCACAATTAACATTCAGAGGGAAGTCACTTTTCTTTAGAAAAGTGGAAAACAACCTTGCAACCATCAATCTACATCAATCCAgactccatcacacacacacctgcatgccAAATTTGGGAGGAAATAGTAAATTATACCAAACTGTATGACATGAGgtaattaaaaaacacacaattaagAGTAACAGTGACATTCTAACAAAGAAAAAACTTGAGGAAACACGTTCCTCCAGAAAAAAAGATGTTAAATGGCATAATAAATGTTATGTCATCAAACccaatatattaataattattacgTCTTTATAgactgtatttatgtatttttgtactgtttttattttatatatttcaacTCTTTAATCTAACAATAAACTCTTTAATCTAACCTTAATCATATCTTACAACACATTCTTACAATAAATTCCCCTTGATGCAGCACCACAGGAGTActtttgatgatgatgtcatATTTTGACATGATTTTGAAAATGCTTTTCTGACCTTCTTACACTGTGACTTTAGAGTGGAGTGTATATTTCTGAAACTGCTTTGTCTGGGCGCACACATGCTAGAGCATTACCAGCTTTTTCATCGACTTATCTGTCAATAAAGTTGAGTCGACACATCGACATGATGCCATCTGTGCATGCGCAATCCCACTCATCAACTTTGCAATTTATATCCCTCCAGCTGTCCTTCGTATGGCCCctgaaaaattatatatatatatatacttgtaattaactcatgaaagaattttcttgtgaaattaccaataaatttgatgtgtcacatgaccctcttcctattgaaaaaacaaaagttggatccaagatgaccgacttcaaaatggccactatggtcaccacccatcttgaaagtttgccccctcacatatactaatgtgccacaaacaggacgttaatatcaccaaccattcccattttattaaggtgtatccatataaatggcccaccctgtatgtgtatgtgtgtgtgtgtgtgtgtgtgtgtgtgtgtgtgtatatatatatatatatatatgtatatatgtatatccctaagcaccaaggtgccactgatgtgccactgaacaaagtaccgtccccacacacttctccccgggcacctgtcaaggctgcccactgctcactaagggtgatggttaaaagcagaggacacatttcgttgtgtcaccgtgtgctgtgctgtgtatcacaatgacaatcacttattttttctttccttaaTGAACACGTATTGAACACGTTACGTTACAAAACACAAGTGTCTCTCGTTGtcgtttctttttatttatattataaatatataatatatattatatattataagcATATTATATATGCTTAGGTGCGGTGCCGTGAATTAATCCACACTGGCCAGGTCCCACCTTAACGCATCATCTGCCGCTGCGTCCTCCACCTCATGCACATCACTGCACATCACTGTGTACCtctgatgcacacacaaacacaccgggCAATTTGCAGCTGGAAATCTACCTAGTGTAAATGCCTTTAGATGgtaggaggaaaccagagaacccagagggaACCCACACCCACATGTGGAGAGCATGCAAAAATACGCCCACAAGGTCTGAGTCAGGATTCGGAGGTGTGAAGACCGTGTGGCCCAACACATTACTAacaattatattgtattttCTACCCTTATTTAAggatttatttatacatatttcagcattttattttccaaatacTTAGTTGAAACATTCAATTAGGCACAGTTGCAATGCTGAATATATCTTTTTTGTGTGGTTAGTATTAATCCTTCATATAAAGAAAAATCACGTACAATAATGCAACACGTCATAAAAGGGTGTATAAATGAATAGATAAAGAGTAGTAATGTGCAATATAAATTTGATTTATATGGAAGATGGTAAAGGACAAATTGAGAAACTGACTGTTTGATCGTGGTTTGTGTTTCAGTGGAGGGGCTTTGTGAGGGCATCTCTGCAGGTCTGGTGGACGTTGGCATTTGGGTGGGCACCTGTGCCGACTACCCCCGGGGTGACGCCTCCACTGGCTGGAACTCCGTCTCCCGGATGATCATTGAGGAGCTTCCTAAATGACCCCATGCCATGTATTTTACTCTGTAAATGACGAGTTATATTGTAATCAAATGCTTTTGTATTCTGATTGTACTGTCATGTTTTATTGCGTGGGATTGGTGGGATTAAACTTGTTCAAATCAgaacgtgaaagtgattttATGAGACAGACTAGATGGTGAACTGAGACTTTAATTTAGGCTCAGATATATGAGGGACGATGACAacacaacaaacaacaaaagaCTGTTCTTttaatgatgaaataaataagataaatgGCAGatgatgaaaaacatttttttgcaaacaaTACCAATGTGACCATGGTATAATAATTTCAACAATTAGAAAAAAACCttatgaacaaaaacaaaaatcataataaaaaaaaatctgattctgAACAAGGTGTTACACGAACAGTCAAATTTGCATAAGTGGCTCCACCAATTATGCAAATCAATGCAAACATTGATGGATGCATTctcacaaaacaacaaatataaGCATGGCTTTGTTAGTCATAATCTCACATTTACATACCAGTGCTGAAATATTTGCACAACAGACGAAAATGTGCGCTTACAGGATCGGTCCTATTGGCCCAAATCATTGCATAGTTTTTTggcaacataaataaaacagatagTATAGGTAGTAtatgtgatcagaaggttgtctgttcgaatcccggtctgccgaggtgccacagttccccgggcgcttgtcatgacttcccactgctcaccaaaggtgatggttaaaagcagaggccacgttttgttgtgtcaccatgtgctgtgctgcagtgtttcacaatgacgatcacttcactttcaaatggacCAACTAAGCTCCTGCCGATTGCTTCCGACACTCAGAGTAACAACtgggtttacacacacagataaaggcTTCACTAATAACCAGTTACACTAACCATCAGTCACTTGTGACACGTCCATGTGGTCTGGCTGTGAATGTGGTGAATGTttgtcagtgtgagagtgtgtgtgtgtgtgtgtgtgtgtatgttgttcaGTGGTCCTGGTTGAGCAGCACATGGGACACGTGCTCATAAACCAAGAAAGTTATGCTGCAGGCAGGGATGACGCGCAGCAGGTTGGGTCCCATGCCTTTATAGAAGCCCTCGAGTCCTTCATTcctgcagggcacacacacacacaaatgaacaaactaCTTCCTCATTATGGGTATTTGCAGTTTATAAAACATTCACCGCCATGTTTTGCCGAGGACGTCGGCGATGCCACTGTAGTTGTTGTGCTGGTCCTGCAGGCGGGCGCGGACCACCTGGTAAGGGTACGTTATCACCACTGCAAATACTTTGGAGACGGCTGCCATGGCGATGTACTCCCCTGGACACTGGAAGATAATGAAAGAATGAAACACATGcatggtttttgtgtgtgtgtgtgtgtgtgtgtgtgtgtgtgcgcgcgcgcccAATCTCACCAGCAGGGACTCTGACGGCTGCTCTTTAGCTCGGCTGTAGTCTCTCTTCAGCCTCTCGTACGCCATGAACTGCAGTGCAGCGTGGGAAGTGCCCACCAAACCAGGCAGGAAGCCCTGAGGAGAAGAAGACAGGACAggtattttttagtttttttttttttaagagttaaAGTGCCCTCTAGTGGTTCTTTATGGACAAAACCAATCCCACTCTGTAGCCTGGTTTACAGGGACACACGTgacaaaaagctgtgatttgaTTGGTCGAAGAGTACGCATTACCCTGTAGAGACCAGGGATGCCCTCATGGCGGTAAATTTTCACGAGGGCGTCCAGCATCCCCCCGTACTGCTTCTTGGATGGGTCGGCGGTGTACTGCAGCACCAGACGGGTTTTTGTCACCCACACCGGGTTGGTCAGACAGAGGGTCAGCATGCCTGTAAGAGCGCCACCCCAACCGT
This genomic interval carries:
- the cthrc1a gene encoding collagen triple helix repeat-containing protein 1a, which translates into the protein MESARGRMLLLLLLLHASTAQKDKRQRDAEAVDRYNSCPQGPPGVQGRDGNPGVNGIPGTPGIPGRDGAKGEKGECVSERFEEPWKPNFKQCAWSALNYGIDLGKIADCTFTKQRPDSALRVLFSGSLRLKCKAACCQRWYFTFNGAECSRPLPIESIIYLDQGSPELNSTINIHRTSSVEGLCEGISAGLVDVGIWVGTCADYPRGDASTGWNSVSRMIIEELPK
- the slc25a32a gene encoding solute carrier family 25 member 32a, yielding MSAVSAPQRAASPDPAGQRVSVAASLLRLSTHIRYENLAAGLSGGVISTVVLHPLDLVKIRFAVSDGLSVRPQYDGVLHCIKSIWRMEGVRGLYQGVTPNVWGAGASWGLYFLFYNAIKAYTQEGRTAELSAVEHLMSAAEAGMLTLCLTNPVWVTKTRLVLQYTADPSKKQYGGMLDALVKIYRHEGIPGLYRGFLPGLVGTSHAALQFMAYERLKRDYSRAKEQPSESLLCPGEYIAMAAVSKVFAVVITYPYQVVRARLQDQHNNYSGIADVLGKTWRNEGLEGFYKGMGPNLLRVIPACSITFLVYEHVSHVLLNQDH